Proteins co-encoded in one Erinaceus europaeus chromosome 2, mEriEur2.1, whole genome shotgun sequence genomic window:
- the DHX34 gene encoding probable ATP-dependent RNA helicase DHX34, whose product MPPPRTRDSRHHDRDHRDRSHRAAREEEEEARERWDWNRPETRRLFEEAFFREEDSIRQSSEERHKFWAFFERLQRFQNIKASRKEEEEEKGPGLAKPPIPALADLPRTYDPRYRINLSVLGPDVWGSRGSDRPDRRLPPDKVAEFRKALLHFLDFGQKQAFGRLAKLQRERAALPIAQYGHRILQTLREHQVVVVAGDTGCGKSTQVPQYLLAAGFSHVACTQPRRIACISLAKRVSFESLSQYGSRVGYQIRFESTRSAATKIVFLTVGLLLRQIQREPGLPQYQVLIVDEVHERHLHNDFLLGVLRRLLPARPDLKVILMSATINISLFSSYFSGAPVVQVPGRLFPITVVYQPQEAESLAAASKSEKLDPRPFLRVLEAIDHKYPPEERGDLLVFLSGMAEIGAVLEAAQAYAAHTQRWVVLPLHSALSVADQDKVFDVAPPGVRKCILSTNIAETSVTIDGIRFVVDSGKVKEMSYDPQAKLQRLQEFWISQASAEQRKGRAGRTGPGVCFRLYAESDYDAFAPYPVPEIRRVALDALVLQMKSMSVGDPRTFPFIEPPPPASLETAILYLQDQGALDGSEALTPIGSLLAQLPVDVVIGKMLILGCVFRLAEPVLTVAAALSVQSPFTRSAQGSPECAAARRPLESDQGDPFTLFNVFNAWVQVKSERSSNSRKWCRRRGIEEHRLYEMANLRRQFKELLEDHGLLAGVQAATPRDSHSRLQQRRERQALYQLKRQHEEAGGRRRKVLRLQGEADGGSSDEDAEGTATREAGDSVDIQDVKFKLRHNLEQLQAAASSAQDLTRDQLSLLKLVLGRGLYPQLAIPDPFNSGRKDSDQIFHTQAKQGAVVHPTCVFANSPEVLHVQEPEARDKEGSRDDKDKMSSKHQLLTFVSLLETNKPYLVNCVRIPALQSLLLFSRSLDTNGDCSRLVADGWLQLQLVDSESAVRLLAAALRLRARWENALDRQLARQAWRRRDHRDEEEEEEVAESLAHCKDVVALSGELLQFMASKVSYSLRRLTGLETQNLYVGPQTITTAPSLPGLFGSSSLSPHPTKGGYIVTDFLTYNCLTSDSDLYSDCLRTFWTCPHCGLHMPFTPLERMAHENTCPEAPPDGPPGAEDATPEVPQKTSALQRPYHCEACGKDFIFTPTELLRHRRQHM is encoded by the exons ATGCCTCCTCCCAGGACAAGGGACAGCAGGCATCATGACAGGGACCACCGAGACCGCAGCCACCGGGCtgccagagaggaggaggaggaggcccggGAGAGGTGGGACTGGAACCGTCCAGAGACCCGCCGGCTCTTCGAGGAGGCCTTCTTCCGGGAGGAGGACTCTATCCGCCAGAGTTCTGAGGAGCGCCACAAGTTTTGGGCCTTCTTTGAACGCTTGCAGAGGTTCCAGAATATCAAGGCCAGccggaaggaggaggaggaggagaaagggcctGGGCTGGCCAAGCCCCCCATCCCGGCCCTGGCTGACCTGCCTCGCACTTATGACCCGCGGTACCGCATCAACCTCTCGGTCCTCGGCCCCGATGTGTGGGGCTCCCGGGGGTCCGACAGGCCTGATAGACGCCTGCCCCCAGACAAGGTGGCCGAGTTCCGCAAGGCCCTGCTGCACTTCTTAGACTTCGGGCAGAAGCAGGCGTTCGGGCGGCTGGCCAAGCTGCAGCGTGAGCGGGCGGCGCTGCCCATTGCTCAGTATGGCCACCGCATCCTGCAGACCCTGAGGGagcaccaggtggtggtggtggccggTGACACGGGCTGCGGCAAGTCCACGCAGGTGCCCCAGTACCTGCTGGCCGCCGGCTTCAGCCACGTGGCCTGTACACAGCCCCGCCGCATCGCCTGCATCTCGCTGGCCAAGCGCGTCAGCTTCGAGAGCCTCAGTCAGTACGGCTCGCGG GTCGGCTACCAGATCCGCTTTGAGAGCACGCGCTCAGCCGCCACCAAGATCGTGTTCTTGACTGTGGGGCTGCTGCTGCGGCAGATCCAGCGGGAGCCCGGGCTGCCCCAGTACCAGGTCCTGATCGTGGACGAGGTCCACGAGCGCCACCTGCACAATGACTTCCTGCTGGGTGTCCTCCGCCGCCTACTGCCCGCCAGGCCCGACCTCAAGGTCATCCTCATGTCGGCCACCATCAACATCTCGCTCTTCTCCAGCTACTTCAGCGGCGCCCCGGTGGTGCAGGTGCCCGGAAGGCTCTTCCCCATCACG GTCGTGTACCAGCCGCAGGAGGCCGAGTCCCTGGCTGCAGCATCCAAGTCAGAGAAGCTGGACCCGCGGCCCTTCCTGCGGGTGCTGGAGGCTATCGACCACAAGTACCCTCCCGAGGAGCGGGGTGACCTGCTGGTCTTCCTCAGCGGCATGGCGGAGATCGGCGCCGTGTTGGAGGCCGCCCAGGCCTACGCTGCGCACACCCAGCGCTGGGTGGTGCTGCCTCTGCACAGCGCACTCTCAGTGGCCGACCAGGACAAG GTGTTCGATGTGGCACCCCCTGGTGTCCGGAAATGCATCCTCTCCACCAACATCGCGGAGACCTCGGTCACTATTGACGGCATCCGCTTTGTAGTGGATTCTG ggaagGTGAAGGAGATGAGCTACGACCCCCAGGCCAAACTTCAGCGGCTGCAGGAATTCTGGATCAGCCAGGCCAGCGCCGAGCAGCGCAAGGGCCGGGCAGGGCGCACGGGGCCCGGCGTCTGCTTTCGCCTCTACGCAGAATCTGACTACGATGCCTTCGCGCCCTACCCCGTCCCGGAGATCCGGAGGGTGGCCCTGGACGCCTTGGTGCTGCAG ATGAAGAGCATGAGCGTGGGGGACCCCCGGACCTTCCCCTTCATCGAGCCCCCGCCGCCAGCCAGCCTGGAGACTGCCATCCTGTACCTGCAGGACCAGGGTGCCCTGGATGGCTCGGAGGCCCTCACCCCTATAGGGTCCCTGCTGGCCCAGCTGCCTGTGGACGTGGTCATTG gtaaGATGCTGATTCTGGGCTGCGTGTTCCGCCTGGCCGAGCCGGTGCTCACGGTGGCTGCCGCCCTCAGCGTGCAGTCGCCCTTCACGCGCAGCGCCCAGGGCAGCCCCGAGTGCGCTGCGGCCCGCCGGCCCCTGGAGAGCGACCAGGGTGATCCCTTCACTCTCTTCAACGTCTTCAACGCCTGGGTACAG GTGAAATCTGAGCGCAGTAGCAACTCTCGAAAGTGGTGCCGCCGACGGGGCATAGAGGAGCACCGGCTGTATGAGATGGCCAACCTGCGGCGCCAGTTCAAG GAGCTGCTGGAGGACCATGGGCTGCTGGCTGGGGTGCAGGCCGCGACGCCAAGGGACAGCCACAGCCGGCTGCAGCAGCGGCGGGAGCGCCAGGCCCTGTACCAGCTCAAGAGGCAGCACGAGGAGGCCGGGGGACGTCGGCGTAAGGTTCTGCGGCTTCAGGGCGAGGCGGATGGCGGCTCCAGTGATGAGGACGCAGAGGGTACTGCCACCCGGGAGGCTGGCGACAGTGTGGACATCCAG GATGTGAAGTTCAAGCTCCGGCACAACCTGGAGCAGCTGCAGGCGGCCGCCAGCTCAGCCCAGGACCTGACCCGGGACCAGCTATCCCTGCTCAAGCTGGTGCTGGGCCGAGGCCTGTACCCACAGCTGGCCATCCCAGATCCCTTCAACAGCGGCCGCAAGGACTCCGACCAG ATCTTCCACACTCAGGCCAAGCAGGGCGCCGTGGTGCACCCCACCTGCGTCTTCGCCAACAGCCCTGAGGTGCTGCACGTGCAGGAGCCGGAGGCCAGGGACAAAGAGGGCAGCAGAG ATGACAAGGACAAGATGAGCAGCAAGCACCAGCTCCTCACCTTTGTGTCCTTGCTGGAGACCAACAAGCCATACCTGGTCAACTGCGTCCGCATCCCCGCGCTGCAG TCCCTCCTGCTGTTCAGCCGCTCCCTGGACACCAACGGCGACTGCTCCCGCCTGGTGGCTGATGGctggctgcagctgcagctggtgGACAGTGAGAGTGCTGTGAGGCTGCTGGCGGCAGCCCTGCGGCTTCGGGCCCGCTGGGAGAATGCCCTGGACCGGCAGCTGGCCCGCCAGGCCTGGCGGAGGCGGGACCAccgggatgaggaggaggaggaggaggtggcagaGTCCCTAGCCCACTGCAAGGATGTGGTGGCCTTGAGCGGGGAGCTGCTGCAGTTTATGGCCTCCAAG gTTTCCTACAGCCTCCGGCGGCTCACAGGGCTGGAAACCCAGAACCTATACGTGGGACCTCAGACCATCACAACGGCCCCCAGTCTCCCTGGCCTCTTTGGCAGCTCTTCCCTGAGCCCACACCCCACCAAAGGGGGCTACATCGTCACTGACTTCCTCACCTACAACTGCCTCACG AGCGACTCAGATCTGTATAGCGACTGCCTTCGCACCTTCTGGACCTGCCCCCACTGTGGCCTGCACATGCCCTTCACGCCCCTGGAGCGCATGGCCCATGAGAACACCTGCCCCGAGGCCCCACCTGATGGCCCCCCAG GAGCTGAGGATGCCACCCCTGAGGTCCCCCAGAAGACATCCGCCCTGCAGAGGCCCTACCACTGTGAGGCCTGTGGGAAGGACTTCATCTTCACGCCCACGGAGCTGCTGCGACACCGGAGGCAGCACATGTAA